The genomic interval GTGCATAAAATGAGGGTGTTACTTTGATGGAAAAAGAATGGCAATatttgcgcaaaaaatataccttGTTTGCCATTGTTGCATGTTCTTTTTCCAACAGTTGTGAATAAATGGAAAGTTCATTTCAACATTGTGTATATACAATATTATATGTAGACAGAGAGTTCAGATCaaattaattatacataataatGCAATATTTGCGAAATAAAGGTAAGaggagggaggggggaatGCCGTTTATGTGCGCTCCTTTTTCtgaaaaaaacattgttTAGAATAAGGCACCCCAAGGCGTTTTACTTATCAccatgtaaataaaaaacattcttttccattttttttaaaatttttttcactcccgTATGTTCACTTTTATATTAAAGTTTGCGAATTTTCTATTTCCATGtttcttaaaaattgtgcaagAAATAAGAGGCACAAAAACGGCATATAATTTGCAATATTAATTGgacaaattaaataaattctgtgcaatattttcataaGTATTTTATGGGGAAATATAAGTTGAGCAGTTAATGTTTGTGTGTAAAATTAATCTatcatttatgtttttcccaAACGTTCAAACATTTAGCCTTGTGCGGATAACTAGTTATCCAAAAATGTGAGTAAAGAAGCCACCCCCCCTTTACATTTCATAAAGGATTTCTATtgtaaaatgtgaaaggTGTATGTTGACTGATCATACACGTGGATGCACGTAATgcgattttttatatatttatgctgCATTAATGTAGACAGTTCTAAAAATACTAAAATAACCGAttagaaatatatatgatCTCTGGGTACAGATATGTCCCTTAAACTGTCTTCTTCAGAGATATCGGAATAATATGCTGgattaaaataattccctGTGTTTCGTAGTTATTCTATAAGAAGTGTAAATGTAGCGCGGTACATATGTCGTAAATTATCcgtttttgaaatatttttaaaatatacttttattcttatatttccacctttttattattccgATCTTGGTCTTAAGCAGGAAGGAATTTCCTGATAAAtaatttcgattttttccatataaagaaaaaatctgtacatatgtgtacacattGAATATGCGCATTAAGAATAGGTGCCATTCTGCTAGGAGACCAAACGGCTAAAATAAAACTTTGGGTTTATTACACAAGTATAAGctgtattaataataaagagTAGTGAACTGCTTAATCCACATAGTGCCCTACTTACTCTAGGGCTCTTTTACAGCTGATAAAAGGGTTATATAACAAACACTGTTGTACAATAAACCTACACGATCATGTTTATTgtataaaaagtgaaactaACGTAATATGTTTATgccaaaaatgtataaaaaatatagattaaaaaaaaaaaacatttttattcatttagtATTATTCCTAAAGTGTGAAGGAACAAGAACATATTCAATATGTGAACATTAAAATTGTGATCATAACTTGGATGCGATAATTTCTTATCATAAAGTGCAATTAATTGTCCATTGAGCGTACGAAAGGATAGTCGTGTTATATTACCATAAaagtatgtaaaaaataaaatagtttATTACACACActgtataaaatataaatataagatgtagaagaattattttttcttgtttcttatttttttgaaatggAATAGCAGTTTTTAGTGGTATAGCTTATTAGATTAAacaagggaaataaaatatctcCTGAGATATAAAAACGATGAAGTAACAGTATTTCTTTCACTAATTTCGTTTACACTAATggacaataaaataaatgttataaaaatgttatcgTAATGTAACATACATTACCtcaattcttttttacatgAATTTGAAATAAGAGtcgtacaaaatggaaataccTAGAAAAGTTCacattccctttttattaattcgAATAATTAAGCTTAAcccattttttgagaaaacgCATCCAATGTAAGTTTTACTAttagctaattttttttataatttttataaaaaggttTGTGCTTAAAATGTATACTATTATACAAGAACAACATATTTTGTTGGTTAAACTCTTCAATTCAGATTTACTTTTGTGCtctttaaataaaaagtttcATCATTCTATATCACACATTATTAACATAGTTCTTACGATTTACTCGtgtaatttaatattttatcaaataGCATGTTAGaaagtaataaaatattttatttgtagttctgtattttatttttttcttctttataaatatttgttttatgCCATATTAGTTGTCCTATAACAGTTTAATCCTGGACAACAATTTAACAGCATGCTTTTCTTACAAATGCTTACTTTTATGTCTAAAATTAATGTAATGATATACAtgacatgaaaaaatatcaaaggtgttaacatttttgttgttgaTAATTAAATTCttgctctttttatttcttgaaTTAATGcccgcgaaaaaaaaaaaatggtgcattTAAGTAAGACAGAGCTagtatatattcacattttgttttaaacattattattattattatcatcatCGTGTCGTTTGAATATTATAACCTTCTAAAAGCactataaaaatttatcttttaaaataaatattttgctttttatgtaatttgttatgttccatatttttaggaagatgttataaaaattttaccctCGCATGGTTTTTATGAAAGTTTTGataaagatgaaaaaggCAGTGAACATAGTAGTGAATGTAACAAGTTAAGCACAAATGATGATaggattaaaaatatttgcttgaaattcttaaaaaatttgaaagatttatcaaatatgaaaaatgaaaaaaaaaaaaatgatgataattATCGTTATTTGACATTTTGGATATATgacaaattatataatatgtttgGTTAATCGGGATATGTGCAAGGAAAACATTTTACTGAAATCCTCGAAATAGGGaataattattacaaaaGCTTAAGTAATCAGTTATATTTGAACGAATATGGATACGATTTCAATAGGATTAGGGAGATGAAATATTTGTacgattattttaaaaggtATGAAGTGATTATTAAGTGTAAAAAATCTCCAGAAGTAGAATGCAACAAAtacaataaatatgttaGTTATATTAAGAAAGTGTATGACAAACATTATAGAGATTGCTGTTTTTTATACAATTGTATTGATGAATACTTTGAATGTGATAGCAAGTACAATCCAACTACAGCCCTTTCTGTATTAAGAGACAATACTGACACATCACATGATAGAAAAGAATTTGATTAGACTGtaaaagatggaaaaaaaagcaacataGACATTCTCAATTTAATGGATAACATGAATATTTCTCACCTGAAATGTTATAGTTCTTATAATGAAAAGGTAAATGAAGTTGAAACGGCTAGAAAAATTGCGCAATGAGTTTACGTAGATCCCAAACATGCATTTcctaataaaaaagaagcaattgCTTATACTaggaatgagaaaaaattgaatccTGAAGTACGTATTAATGTAGTTGAGAACCTACcaaatgttttaattaatCAAAATGAATCATCTCAGGATGCTCAAAAGGTTGTATCTTATAGGGTTGCTGCAGAAAATGATGTTGAAGTTGAAAGCATTTCTtatatttctgttttttgGGAAGGTAGTActaatttattaaaagcCAAGAAGTTTTGCACATCTGTTGTAACTGCACTAACAGTATTCGCaatggtcatttttttcttatattatgAAGTAAATAGAAATTGTAATATAGGTGCAtaaatgatttattttaatacgtataaaatgtatttcttaaaacatgaaaatggtaaatatttttttcattgatTATTTTAATGTTTGTATACTCCCTTTGGATATTGGATAAGGAAGTGTCGTTcctggaaaaagaaaaataagtatACAAGCTATGAGAATCCTAGGGATAACATATTAGACAGTCACCCAGAACCTATGTTGCAAAACATGAAcggaaaaataatacaattgGCCTTTCAAGAATAGCAAGATACATCAGTGTAACGTGATGTAACTCCTTTTGGAGTGTACACCAATTTGAGGAAAACAGTATTAAGAAGGGAATATATAACATTCGTACTATAACTTTATTTCTTACGCAAAgtgaaacaaaatgaacaaaaagttttttttccttttagcaattttgttgttattcGTACATTATGACTTTATGCAATTTTAGCATAGCTATTTTTGAAgaacatttatattttatctttttttatcttatttttttagttattatttttggtAAAAATAAGCTATCACTATGTTTTATGCgtataaatattaacataATGTGGATGTGCATTAATTTATCATGGTTCTATAAAGATGTTGGAAAATCATTGCATTACTTTTCCTAATAGTAGGATtacactaaatatttttatgtacatataaaattCGTTATTTCGCATgaagcttcattttttttattttttgcaatccTTCCTTTTGTCAATTTCGTGTTTACtgtttaaatttaatttttaattttttggttaAGTAGTATAAGCtggataatattttcttcatttagtTGACcatgttatttatttgttcgaAGGAATGCAATTTTAAATAGCAAAGTGTAATGCAAAGGGGGGTTATAGATATAcacttatttattattattaaaccATATGTATTAATTTTTGACTTTTATAGCATGTTCCAAATAAATATTGCAAATTTGCATTATTTGTGTATTACCGGTTGAACAAGCATTAAATTTGgtgaattatttatttatctcaATGTGCCCCATACGTGTTTTtactttgcatttttgtacatagCTTACCAAAGTCCTATGCTCATAATATCATTACGTAAATTTTTAGCCATATAGTTGTGAAAAACAtgcaataaataaatagctATATAAATAGACATGtttataggaaaaaaaatgatatgtaagattttttacattgatgtttttatattattgttaAATATAGAGATATGTTTGTATtaacattataataatattggctattttttattattgtagTAGATATTGATATTTTACTTGTGGATGTATCTCCTCATTTAAGTTCTCCATAGTTTCCACAATAAAGTATTATCCATGTTATTTAATTTTGGATGAatcctttgtttttatacactgttttgtttaaataggaattttttttaaaacatttttttattttatacaaatgaCATAACTAAAGTGTTTAATGTACATATTACACAAAACTCCATTAATATTTACATTACACACAATGTGTATGTAATACTAACGGAATTTCTATCCTCAATAATAATTGATGTTTGGAgtattaacaattttgatgCATAGTTCTAAtgaatgcaaaatggaatcatgggaatataattttccatttttacatgcttatattattatatgaaataaCACATTATATAAGAtaacaaattgaaaaa from Plasmodium cynomolgi strain B DNA, scaffold: 0041, whole genome shotgun sequence carries:
- a CDS encoding CYIR protein (putative;~vir-type antigen), producing MVHLSKTELEDVIKILPSHGFYESFDKDEKGSEHSSECNKLSTNDDRIKNICLKFLKNLKDLSNMKNEKKKNDDNYRYLTFWIYDKLYNMFGKHFTEILEIGNNYYKSLSNQLYLNEYGYDFNRIREMKYLYDYFKRYEVIIKCKKSPEVECNKYNKYCRSWKKKNKYTSYENPRDNILDSHPEPMLQNMNGKIIQLAFQE